A single window of Streptomyces sp. NBC_00464 DNA harbors:
- a CDS encoding DUF7848 domain-containing protein: MTGIVRAAYRYVLHKITEHPDTEVTFEAECLWCDWKSTPATDPEPVDVECISHTGGADTSRSGGCVRRSLWSSGRTGKPEFGADARPGVLCMESSRECPCIEPRL, from the coding sequence GTGACCGGGATCGTTCGGGCCGCTTACCGGTACGTCCTTCACAAGATCACGGAGCATCCGGACACCGAAGTCACCTTCGAGGCTGAGTGCCTGTGGTGCGACTGGAAGTCGACACCAGCGACCGATCCGGAGCCCGTCGACGTCGAGTGCATCAGTCATACCGGCGGAGCGGACACAAGTCGTTCCGGAGGCTGTGTACGTCGTTCGCTATGGTCGTCCGGGCGGACTGGGAAGCCTGAGTTCGGGGCCGATGCACGACCGGGTGTCCTCTGCATGGAGAGTTCCCGGGAGTGCCCATGCATCGAGCCCCGCTTGTGA
- a CDS encoding DUF397 domain-containing protein: protein MAPEIVGTFSKSSYSDQQGDCVEVAPLANGGRAVRDSKNFGCGTQLHASDAWAAFLEAVKGDPFSVR from the coding sequence GTGGCACCTGAGATTGTCGGAACTTTCTCCAAGTCGTCCTATTCGGATCAGCAGGGGGACTGTGTGGAAGTTGCTCCCCTCGCCAACGGCGGCCGCGCCGTTCGGGACAGCAAGAACTTCGGTTGCGGAACTCAGCTCCACGCCTCGGATGCCTGGGCTGCGTTCCTGGAAGCGGTGAAAGGCGACCCCTTCTCTGTGAGGTAG
- a CDS encoding DUF5753 domain-containing protein, with amino-acid sequence MPAGGRPTVRSRRLGAALRRYREAAGLDQAAAAEAIMKSVSKVSRLEGGAVSASALEVRTLMDRYGLQDTDERARLERWARSSNERGWWLDYQDTVRPDYADHITLENDSTYIRSWEPALIPGLLQTPEYAEAVIASGPTFIAPERIRQLVKVRQERQRRIEGGGTHFTAIIWEPAITALADAPKYCEAQWMRLIEAGQRQNVTVQILPESASMAAGMSGAFVAFSFGVEPNVEAVTVRNVANTTVVESVEDLSVYVNVFDQLRSAAMSPEASTKHIRQLINNQQRN; translated from the coding sequence ATGCCCGCAGGTGGGAGGCCCACCGTTCGGAGCCGACGGCTCGGGGCGGCGTTGAGGCGATACCGCGAGGCGGCAGGCTTGGATCAAGCCGCCGCCGCTGAGGCGATCATGAAATCGGTCAGCAAGGTGAGTCGCCTTGAGGGCGGAGCCGTGTCGGCATCAGCCCTGGAGGTCCGGACCCTCATGGACCGCTACGGGCTACAAGACACCGACGAACGCGCGAGGCTGGAGCGCTGGGCACGCTCCAGCAACGAGCGCGGCTGGTGGCTCGACTATCAGGACACGGTCCGGCCGGACTATGCGGATCACATCACGCTTGAAAACGATTCGACTTACATTCGCTCCTGGGAGCCAGCCCTCATTCCTGGCCTCTTGCAGACCCCGGAATACGCAGAGGCTGTCATCGCATCTGGGCCAACATTTATTGCCCCTGAAAGAATCAGGCAGCTCGTCAAGGTGCGCCAGGAGCGACAGAGGCGGATCGAAGGGGGCGGGACACACTTCACCGCCATCATTTGGGAGCCCGCCATCACAGCGCTGGCGGACGCCCCAAAGTATTGCGAAGCGCAGTGGATGAGACTCATCGAAGCAGGTCAGCGGCAGAACGTCACCGTTCAGATACTGCCCGAGTCGGCAAGCATGGCAGCGGGCATGTCCGGCGCGTTCGTCGCCTTCTCGTTCGGGGTCGAGCCGAACGTCGAGGCGGTAACCGTGCGAAATGTCGCGAACACGACGGTAGTCGAGTCGGTGGAAGATCTTTCCGTTTATGTCAACGTCTTCGATCAGCTACGCTCGGCAGCCATGTCCCCGGAGGCGAGTACGAAGCACATCAGGCAACTCATCAACAACCAACAGCGAAATTGA
- a CDS encoding ATP-binding protein, which yields MNNALRSLVVRRWSRHPRCVGLARVELYASLESWGLEALWDPAALVLSELLTNAGRHARVSPGREIETRFQPVGGGLRIEVHDGSEVAPQERKPDEDACEGRGLLLVSAFADEWGFGDRGGPGKVVWAEIGLNRRTDGGDGDDGGA from the coding sequence ATGAACAACGCATTGAGGTCCTTGGTGGTGCGGCGCTGGAGCCGGCATCCGCGTTGTGTCGGGCTTGCGCGCGTCGAGTTGTATGCCTCGCTGGAGAGTTGGGGCTTGGAGGCTCTGTGGGATCCGGCCGCCCTCGTCCTCTCTGAGCTGCTGACCAACGCGGGGCGTCATGCCCGCGTCTCGCCCGGTCGTGAGATCGAGACCCGCTTCCAGCCGGTGGGTGGTGGTCTGCGCATCGAGGTGCATGACGGCTCGGAGGTCGCGCCGCAGGAGCGCAAACCGGACGAGGACGCGTGTGAGGGCAGGGGCCTCCTGCTTGTCAGTGCCTTCGCTGACGAATGGGGCTTCGGGGACCGGGGTGGCCCGGGGAAGGTCGTCTGGGCGGAGATCGGACTCAACCGGCGCACGGATGGCGGTGACGGCGATGATGGAGGTGCGTAA
- a CDS encoding DUF7848 domain-containing protein: MQLTVLRRAGRLARPVSVVHDRSWVLRVDASGSPQVYEVECASCHDRCDASNDADATERDQWCIRHVGETGHTGYREIRTGLLRAVAHAAEGRGEG, translated from the coding sequence ATGCAGCTGACGGTGTTGCGACGTGCCGGCCGGCTGGCACGGCCAGTCTCTGTTGTTCATGACCGGAGTTGGGTGCTGAGGGTTGACGCGTCCGGTTCCCCGCAGGTCTACGAGGTGGAGTGCGCGTCTTGTCATGACAGGTGCGACGCGTCCAACGATGCGGACGCCACCGAGCGTGATCAGTGGTGCATTCGGCACGTGGGGGAGACGGGACACACCGGCTACCGGGAGATCCGTACTGGACTCCTGCGGGCCGTCGCACATGCCGCCGAGGGGAGGGGCGAGGGGTGA
- a CDS encoding TetR/AcrR family transcriptional regulator, which translates to MTGQRSDARRNYQRILTVAEAEVAARGAEASQEQIARIAGVGSATVRRHFPTRRALLEAVFQERIETLCERAHRLHTTGNSRTALLEWLHAFVQYAVSARGFAHILSYEPPIEEPSPSSCGSRIEAAGTPLLQRAIRDKAVAPHITFHDLLTLSVGIALATEHHKDPATQADRLFHLAVEGLSPGQGGAGVPGDA; encoded by the coding sequence ATGACCGGTCAGCGTTCGGATGCTCGACGCAACTATCAGCGCATCCTCACCGTCGCCGAGGCCGAGGTCGCCGCGCGCGGCGCCGAAGCGTCCCAGGAGCAGATCGCCCGCATCGCAGGAGTCGGTTCGGCGACCGTGCGCCGCCACTTCCCCACCCGCCGCGCCCTCCTCGAAGCCGTCTTCCAGGAGCGCATCGAGACCCTGTGCGAGCGAGCCCACCGCCTGCACACGACCGGGAACAGCCGCACCGCGCTCCTGGAGTGGCTCCACGCCTTCGTCCAGTACGCCGTCTCAGCCCGCGGGTTCGCCCATATCCTCAGCTACGAGCCCCCCATCGAAGAGCCCTCCCCGAGCAGCTGCGGCAGCAGAATCGAAGCCGCCGGAACTCCCCTGCTCCAGCGGGCCATTCGCGACAAGGCGGTCGCACCGCACATCACCTTTCACGACCTGCTGACTCTCTCCGTCGGCATCGCCCTGGCCACCGAGCACCACAAGGACCCCGCCACCCAGGCCGACCGCCTCTTCCACCTCGCGGTGGAGGGGCTCAGCCCGGGGCAGGGCGGGGCCGGGGTGCCCGGTGACGCCTGA
- a CDS encoding NmrA family NAD(P)-binding protein, translated as MPSSSDIVLVTGATGRQGGATARALLAAEVPVRALVRDPGSKPARTIEALGAELVRADLSDRASLGPAVEGVRAVFSVLMPPMDETGVDFAGELAQATNLVDAAKAGGVRQFVQSSTSGVGEHTRVAGWAEGRWAAMADYFHTKQAIMEAVRGAGFDRWTVIKPAFFMENLPMLAPKGPRGGLLTVLKPDTELALVAVRDIGTAAAHALRDPDRFHRVELELAGDLRTMEQIAQTLSAAWSVPVTAPSMTVEEALGAGMPAWGAGHEWNNVVLQPARPAFARELGIPLTTFAAWADEQLTPVSG; from the coding sequence ATGCCCAGCAGCAGCGATATCGTCCTGGTCACCGGCGCCACCGGCCGGCAAGGCGGGGCCACGGCTCGCGCACTTCTGGCCGCCGAGGTGCCCGTACGTGCGCTCGTACGTGATCCGGGGTCGAAGCCCGCCCGGACGATCGAGGCGCTGGGTGCCGAGCTGGTGCGGGCGGATCTTTCCGACCGGGCCTCCCTCGGCCCGGCGGTCGAGGGGGTCCGCGCGGTGTTCTCGGTGCTGATGCCGCCCATGGACGAGACCGGCGTGGACTTCGCGGGCGAACTCGCCCAGGCCACCAACCTGGTGGACGCGGCGAAGGCCGGAGGAGTGCGGCAGTTCGTACAGTCCTCGACCAGTGGAGTCGGTGAGCACACCCGGGTCGCAGGCTGGGCCGAGGGCCGTTGGGCGGCCATGGCGGACTACTTCCACACCAAGCAGGCGATCATGGAGGCGGTGCGTGGTGCGGGCTTTGACCGCTGGACGGTGATCAAGCCCGCCTTCTTCATGGAGAACCTGCCCATGCTGGCGCCCAAGGGGCCCCGCGGCGGACTGCTGACGGTACTGAAGCCCGACACCGAACTGGCTCTCGTGGCCGTGCGGGACATCGGCACGGCCGCGGCGCACGCCCTTCGGGACCCTGACCGGTTCCACCGGGTGGAGCTGGAACTGGCCGGCGACCTGCGCACGATGGAGCAGATCGCGCAGACCCTGTCCGCCGCCTGGAGCGTGCCCGTGACTGCACCCTCCATGACTGTGGAGGAGGCTCTTGGCGCGGGCATGCCGGCGTGGGGAGCCGGACACGAGTGGAACAACGTGGTCCTTCAGCCCGCCCGGCCCGCATTCGCCCGGGAGTTGGGCATTCCGCTCACCACCTTCGCCGCGTGGGCGGATGAGCAGCTGACGCCCGTGTCCGGTTAG
- a CDS encoding LLM class F420-dependent oxidoreductase, with translation MRLGLALGYWGRGPNPDHLDLAREAEELGYASVWTAEAWGSDAFTPLTWIAAHTSRIRLGTAIAQMAARTPTATAMHALTLDHLSGGRMMLGLGLSGPQVVEGWYGRPFPRSPLTATREYVDVVRQVLRREAPVELDGRFHSHPYNGPDATGLGKPLKPITHPLRAGLPLLLGAEGPKNIAQTTRIADGWLPLYWSPLRTDVYEASLSGLPEGFMIAPMARAQVCDDVAQGLLPVKAMLGFYIGGMGTAARNFHADLMARMGYEEEARRIQQLFLEGRKEEAVLAVPDAFADEISLVGPRERIAERLELWRKGPVTDLLVTAPDPHTLRVLAELNH, from the coding sequence ATGCGGCTCGGACTCGCTCTCGGATACTGGGGCCGCGGCCCGAACCCGGACCATCTGGACCTCGCCCGCGAGGCGGAGGAGCTGGGCTATGCGTCGGTGTGGACGGCGGAGGCCTGGGGTTCGGACGCCTTCACCCCGCTGACCTGGATCGCCGCCCACACCTCCCGTATCCGGCTGGGCACCGCCATCGCACAGATGGCGGCCCGCACCCCGACCGCGACCGCGATGCACGCCCTCACCCTGGACCACCTCTCCGGCGGCCGGATGATGCTCGGCCTCGGGCTCTCCGGCCCGCAGGTCGTGGAGGGCTGGTACGGCCGCCCGTTCCCCCGCAGCCCGCTCACCGCGACCCGCGAGTACGTCGACGTGGTACGCCAGGTGCTGCGCCGAGAGGCACCCGTGGAGCTGGACGGGCGGTTCCACTCCCACCCGTACAACGGCCCGGACGCCACCGGTCTCGGCAAGCCCCTGAAGCCGATCACGCATCCGCTGCGCGCCGGGCTCCCGTTGCTGCTGGGCGCCGAGGGACCGAAGAACATCGCCCAGACCACCCGGATCGCGGACGGCTGGCTGCCGCTGTACTGGTCGCCGCTGCGCACCGATGTGTACGAGGCCTCGCTGAGCGGCCTCCCCGAGGGGTTCATGATCGCGCCGATGGCCCGTGCGCAGGTCTGTGACGATGTCGCCCAGGGGCTGCTGCCGGTGAAGGCGATGCTCGGCTTCTACATCGGCGGCATGGGCACGGCGGCCCGCAACTTCCATGCGGACCTGATGGCACGGATGGGGTACGAGGAAGAGGCGCGGCGGATCCAGCAGCTGTTCCTGGAGGGCCGCAAGGAAGAGGCGGTCCTGGCCGTGCCGGATGCGTTCGCCGATGAGATCTCGCTCGTCGGGCCGAGGGAACGGATCGCGGAACGCCTGGAGTTGTGGCGCAAGGGCCCGGTGACCGACCTCCTGGTGACCGCGCCGGACCCGCATACGTTGCGGGTGCTGGCGGAGCTCAATCACTGA
- a CDS encoding N-acetylmuramoyl-L-alanine amidase: MRHDESVPPTPRRRKLSAAAALTVLCLGVSGCGGDGGAVQAQPGKGGEAAPSPASAPAATATPSPVRTSPSPSKKPATPSPPAPDLPSGPLSGKTVVIDPGHNPDNHLHTAEINRQVDIGTTHKECDTTGTSTNSGYAEARFTLDVSHRLRALLRAQGAKVILTYDGDRAFGPCVDERARIGNKAKADAVVSVHADGSAAGNRGFHVILPASVRGGGADTSKIVGPSRDLGTRIAGLFVRATGSAPSNYIGGNTGLDTRKDLGGLNLSTVPKVFIECGNMRDPEDAALLTSAGWRQKAAQGIADGISSYLKG, translated from the coding sequence GTGCGTCACGACGAGAGCGTTCCCCCCACCCCCCGCCGCCGCAAGCTGTCCGCCGCGGCAGCGCTGACCGTGCTGTGTCTGGGCGTGTCCGGCTGCGGCGGTGACGGCGGCGCCGTGCAGGCGCAGCCCGGGAAGGGCGGCGAAGCCGCTCCGTCCCCGGCGTCCGCTCCGGCCGCCACGGCGACGCCGTCACCGGTGCGGACGAGCCCTTCCCCGTCGAAGAAGCCCGCCACGCCCTCGCCGCCCGCTCCGGACCTCCCGTCCGGGCCGCTGTCCGGGAAGACGGTCGTCATCGACCCGGGCCACAACCCGGACAACCACCTGCACACCGCCGAGATCAACCGCCAGGTGGACATCGGGACCACGCACAAGGAGTGCGACACCACCGGCACCTCGACCAACTCCGGTTACGCGGAGGCCCGGTTCACGCTCGACGTCTCGCACCGGCTGCGGGCCCTGCTCCGGGCACAGGGGGCGAAGGTGATCCTGACGTACGACGGTGACCGGGCGTTCGGGCCCTGCGTCGACGAGCGGGCCCGGATCGGCAACAAAGCGAAGGCGGACGCGGTCGTCTCGGTGCACGCGGACGGTTCGGCGGCGGGGAACCGCGGCTTCCATGTGATTCTTCCCGCATCGGTGCGCGGCGGTGGCGCGGACACCTCGAAGATCGTGGGCCCTTCGCGTGATCTGGGCACCCGGATCGCCGGACTCTTCGTGCGCGCTACCGGAAGTGCGCCTTCCAATTACATCGGCGGCAATACCGGTTTGGACACCCGCAAGGATCTCGGCGGACTGAATCTGTCGACCGTGCCCAAAGTCTTCATCGAATGCGGCAATATGCGTGATCCTGAGGATGCCGCCCTGCTTACCAGCGCGGGCTGGCGTCAGAAGGCGGCCCAGGGCATCGCGGACGGCATCAGCAGCTACCTCAAGGGGTAG
- a CDS encoding class I SAM-dependent methyltransferase: MAAEPKPEILAAFQAAKGFMPVVEGLALYAAAAEAAALGLPLLEVGTYCGRSTILLADAARAAGVTALTVDHHRGSEEQQPGWEYHDPTVVDPEVGRMDTLPTFRRTLHAAGLEEHVVALVGRSPQVAAVWGGRLGLVFIDGGHTDEHANGDYEGWAPHVAEGGLLVIHDVFPDPAHGGQAPYRVYLRALASGAFTEISVTDSLRVLRRTAPGI; encoded by the coding sequence GTGGCCGCCGAGCCCAAGCCGGAGATTCTCGCCGCGTTCCAGGCCGCCAAGGGCTTCATGCCGGTGGTCGAGGGACTCGCGCTGTACGCCGCCGCCGCCGAGGCGGCCGCGCTCGGACTGCCGCTCCTCGAAGTGGGCACGTACTGCGGGCGCTCCACCATCCTGCTCGCCGACGCGGCGCGCGCGGCCGGTGTCACGGCGCTCACCGTCGACCACCACCGGGGCAGCGAGGAGCAGCAGCCCGGCTGGGAGTACCACGACCCGACGGTGGTGGACCCCGAGGTGGGGCGGATGGACACCCTGCCCACGTTCCGCCGGACGCTGCACGCCGCAGGTCTGGAGGAGCACGTGGTGGCGCTCGTGGGGCGGTCGCCGCAGGTGGCGGCCGTCTGGGGCGGGCGGCTCGGACTCGTCTTCATCGACGGCGGTCACACCGACGAGCACGCGAACGGCGACTACGAGGGCTGGGCGCCGCATGTCGCCGAGGGCGGGCTGCTGGTGATCCACGACGTGTTCCCGGACCCGGCACACGGCGGCCAGGCCCCGTACCGGGTCTATCTGCGGGCGCTGGCTTCGGGGGCGTTCACCGAGATCTCCGTCACGGATTCGCTGCGCGTGCTGCGGCGTACGGCACCGGGGATCTGA
- a CDS encoding chitobiase/beta-hexosaminidase C-terminal domain-containing protein yields MRLTPLVIAASCAALAAPAVAHAQPQPSAPPAAPGVSVPGGRYDHAVTLKFRAEHGTTVRYTLDGTTPTRESRVYSPGRPLRITEDTNVTAVAFHGKQTSVPMAYGYLIKTKEKPLARFVVMSDVHVGDHEHNDKKYESFFDTIGSVFPHPDAILSNGDMINDNGDGKGPDHRIVSDIFRANLERKGMTGTQVLMSNGNHDDSLAAIRAGYPKAWFPDSGGGYYESDVKGVHLLTVNTETYNNDTAQRTWLKSRLAALTAGPANANKPVLVQGHRPTTGTTMDGQQASNPKLAEDLSAFPQAILFSGHSHLNINDDRSMYQGDFTSVNDGSMSYVEVDHGYRMVTENGLADRFESPTAQALFVEVYQDRTEIDRINMAADRHDIYTGGQWSASWQPPYASAGTLSGPGWTVRLKGSTNQQIRDNFRYTAAQRNTVAPTFTAREPLKAVTATTGGTALRVAQATDDQMVHHYRVDITDTTTGAKAVSSKVLSDYYFLPRPNVLDIPVTGAVAGHRYRAEVVAVDAYGNASRTASLAFKG; encoded by the coding sequence GTGAGACTCACTCCGCTCGTGATCGCCGCCTCCTGCGCGGCCCTCGCCGCCCCGGCCGTCGCCCACGCCCAGCCGCAGCCCTCGGCCCCGCCGGCCGCACCCGGCGTCAGCGTCCCCGGCGGACGGTACGACCACGCCGTGACCCTGAAGTTCCGCGCCGAGCACGGCACCACCGTCCGCTACACGCTGGACGGCACCACCCCGACCCGCGAGAGCCGCGTCTACTCCCCCGGCCGGCCGCTCAGGATCACCGAGGACACCAACGTCACGGCCGTCGCCTTCCACGGCAAGCAGACCAGTGTGCCCATGGCGTACGGCTATCTGATCAAGACGAAGGAGAAGCCCCTCGCCCGCTTCGTCGTCATGTCGGACGTCCATGTCGGTGACCACGAGCACAACGACAAGAAGTACGAGAGCTTCTTCGACACCATCGGCTCGGTCTTCCCGCACCCGGACGCGATCCTGTCGAACGGCGACATGATCAACGACAACGGTGACGGCAAGGGCCCCGACCACCGCATCGTGTCGGACATCTTCCGGGCCAACCTGGAGCGCAAGGGCATGACCGGCACCCAGGTCCTGATGTCCAACGGCAACCACGACGACAGCCTCGCCGCGATCCGCGCCGGCTACCCGAAGGCCTGGTTCCCCGACTCGGGCGGCGGCTACTACGAGTCCGACGTCAAGGGTGTCCACCTGCTCACGGTGAACACCGAGACGTACAACAACGACACCGCGCAGCGCACCTGGCTGAAGAGCCGGCTGGCGGCGCTCACCGCCGGTCCGGCGAACGCGAACAAGCCGGTGCTCGTCCAGGGCCACCGGCCCACGACCGGCACCACGATGGACGGCCAGCAGGCGTCCAACCCGAAGTTGGCCGAGGACCTGAGCGCCTTCCCGCAGGCGATCCTCTTCTCCGGTCACTCGCACCTCAACATCAACGACGACCGGTCGATGTACCAGGGCGACTTCACCTCCGTCAACGACGGTTCGATGTCGTACGTGGAGGTCGACCACGGGTACCGGATGGTGACGGAGAACGGCCTCGCCGACCGCTTCGAGTCGCCCACCGCGCAGGCGCTCTTCGTCGAGGTCTACCAGGACCGCACCGAGATCGACCGGATCAACATGGCGGCCGACCGGCACGACATCTACACGGGCGGCCAGTGGTCGGCGAGCTGGCAGCCGCCGTACGCCAGCGCCGGCACGCTGAGCGGTCCGGGCTGGACCGTACGACTGAAGGGCTCGACGAACCAGCAGATCAGGGACAACTTCCGCTACACGGCCGCGCAGCGGAACACGGTGGCGCCGACGTTCACCGCCCGCGAGCCGCTGAAGGCGGTAACGGCCACCACAGGTGGCACGGCGCTGCGGGTGGCCCAGGCCACCGACGATCAGATGGTCCACCACTACCGGGTCGACATCACGGACACGACGACCGGCGCGAAGGCCGTCTCGTCCAAGGTGCTGTCCGACTACTACTTCCTGCCGCGACCCAACGTCCTGGACATCCCGGTCACGGGCGCGGTGGCGGGCCACCGCTACCGGGCAGAGGTCGTGGCCGTCGACGCGTACGGGAACGCGTCCCGTACCGCCTCGCTGGCCTTCAAGGGCTGA
- a CDS encoding M20/M25/M40 family metallo-hydrolase, translating into MSTTPGPAAPLVPASDEAQAEVVDLCAELIRFDTSNPTSTERASAEWVVGRLAEVGIASELIESAPGRASVIARIAGRDPERGALMVHGHLDVVPADASEWQVPPFSGEIRDGYLWGRGAIDMKDTVAVMLATARHFARTSTQPSRDLVLAFLADEEAGGKFGAHWLVEHRPELFAGVTEAIGEGGGFSFALDDTRRLYPIENAQRGMAWMELTATGRAGHGSSPNDENAVTDLAESLTRIGRETFPIRLIEPVRALLEEAARLYGVEFDENDIEGSLAKLGPVSDFMQVVLRNSANPTMFNAGYQTNVIPGKATARVDGRFLPGHEQELIDTIDKLLLPSVTREWVNHDIAMETTFDGPLVDAMCDAVRAEDPDGHPVPYCNPGGTDAKAFTHLGIRCFGFKGLKLPHDLDYGRLFHGVDERVPLEGLRFGVRVMTRLWQSC; encoded by the coding sequence ATGAGCACCACCCCCGGCCCCGCCGCACCCCTGGTCCCGGCCTCCGACGAGGCCCAGGCCGAGGTCGTGGACCTCTGCGCCGAACTGATCCGCTTCGACACCTCCAACCCCACGAGCACCGAGCGCGCGAGCGCCGAGTGGGTGGTGGGCCGCCTCGCCGAGGTGGGCATCGCCTCCGAGCTCATCGAGTCCGCCCCGGGCCGGGCCAGCGTCATCGCCCGGATCGCGGGCCGCGATCCCGAGCGCGGCGCCCTGATGGTCCACGGCCACCTGGACGTGGTGCCCGCCGACGCCTCCGAGTGGCAGGTGCCGCCGTTCTCCGGCGAGATCCGGGACGGCTACCTGTGGGGCCGCGGCGCGATCGACATGAAGGACACGGTGGCCGTCATGCTGGCCACCGCCCGCCACTTCGCCCGCACCAGTACGCAGCCCTCCCGGGACCTCGTCCTGGCCTTCCTCGCCGACGAGGAGGCGGGCGGCAAGTTCGGCGCCCACTGGCTGGTCGAGCACCGCCCGGAGCTGTTCGCCGGGGTCACCGAGGCCATCGGGGAGGGCGGCGGGTTCTCCTTCGCCCTCGACGACACGCGGCGCCTCTACCCGATCGAGAACGCCCAGCGCGGCATGGCCTGGATGGAGCTCACCGCGACCGGCCGGGCCGGCCACGGCTCGTCCCCCAACGACGAGAACGCGGTCACCGACCTCGCCGAGTCACTGACCCGGATCGGCCGCGAGACCTTCCCGATCCGGCTGATCGAACCGGTCCGCGCACTGCTCGAAGAGGCCGCCCGGCTCTACGGTGTCGAGTTCGACGAGAACGACATCGAGGGCAGCCTCGCGAAGCTGGGCCCGGTCTCCGACTTCATGCAGGTGGTGCTCCGCAACTCGGCGAACCCCACCATGTTCAACGCCGGCTACCAGACCAACGTGATCCCCGGGAAGGCGACCGCCCGCGTCGACGGCCGTTTCCTGCCCGGTCACGAGCAGGAGCTGATCGACACGATCGACAAGCTGCTCCTGCCCTCGGTCACCCGCGAGTGGGTCAACCACGACATCGCGATGGAGACGACGTTCGACGGCCCGCTCGTCGACGCGATGTGCGACGCGGTGCGCGCCGAGGACCCGGACGGCCACCCGGTGCCGTACTGCAACCCCGGCGGCACGGACGCCAAGGCGTTCACCCACCTGGGCATCCGCTGCTTCGGCTTCAAGGGCCTGAAGCTCCCGCACGACCTGGACTACGGCCGGCTGTTCCACGGCGTGGACGAGCGTGTCCCGCTGGAGGGACTGCGCTTCGGCGTCCGCGTCATGACCCGACTCTGGCAGAGCTGCTGA
- a CDS encoding cytosine permease has product MAASPQAGAVAPEAKSIGSDDYSLSRVPRDKRFGFWSMLLQWLAQSGSISQFTLGATIGVGMTFGDAFLAFTLGAVILEVVIFAIGLAGMREGLATPMLTRWVGFGRNGSALVSFVIAVSLVGWFGVQNTIFGNSVSALVGGPAWMWCVFAGIAITALVIFGFKYMANFAKIVTPLFFAMVAWSVITTLNDHSFSDLIHSPPPGETIPLAVAATAIAGGYMTGAIVSPEMTRYNKKGSHVFLQSASSMILSEYIVGMTGVLLGHLVKSNEVSHIVLSTSGAFGVIVVLMSTAKINDWNLYGSSLGVVNFFQVVFGKRVHRGAVTIALGIAGTVLSAVGIMTHFTEFLTILGVAIPPIGGIIVAEYWVVKKMRKPLDDTRESETLPKSSPTWVPMSIAIWIAAFCVGKFYDGGIPALNSLATAFVLYSVLGLLGWVRPYGTSTLDDDEGDAAPAARTTTSVGAA; this is encoded by the coding sequence ATGGCAGCGTCCCCGCAGGCCGGCGCCGTGGCCCCCGAGGCCAAGAGCATCGGCAGCGACGACTACTCGCTCTCGCGCGTCCCGCGCGACAAGCGGTTCGGTTTCTGGTCGATGCTGCTCCAGTGGCTGGCCCAGTCCGGTTCGATCTCCCAGTTCACGCTCGGCGCCACCATCGGCGTCGGCATGACCTTCGGCGACGCCTTCCTCGCCTTCACGCTCGGCGCGGTGATCCTGGAGGTCGTGATCTTCGCGATCGGCCTGGCCGGGATGCGCGAGGGTCTCGCCACCCCGATGCTGACCCGCTGGGTGGGCTTCGGCCGCAACGGCTCCGCGCTGGTCAGCTTCGTCATCGCGGTCAGCCTGGTCGGCTGGTTCGGCGTCCAGAACACGATCTTCGGCAACAGCGTCTCGGCGCTGGTCGGCGGACCGGCCTGGATGTGGTGCGTGTTCGCCGGGATCGCCATCACCGCCCTGGTGATCTTCGGCTTCAAGTACATGGCGAACTTCGCGAAGATCGTCACCCCGCTCTTCTTCGCGATGGTCGCCTGGTCCGTCATCACCACGCTGAACGACCACTCCTTCAGCGACCTGATCCACTCGCCGCCGCCCGGCGAAACGATTCCTCTCGCCGTCGCCGCCACCGCCATCGCGGGCGGCTACATGACGGGCGCGATCGTCTCCCCGGAGATGACCCGCTACAACAAGAAGGGCTCGCACGTCTTCCTGCAGAGCGCTTCCTCGATGATCCTCTCCGAGTACATCGTCGGCATGACCGGCGTGCTCCTGGGCCACCTGGTCAAGAGCAACGAGGTCTCGCACATCGTGCTCTCCACCTCCGGCGCCTTCGGCGTCATCGTGGTCCTGATGTCCACGGCGAAGATCAACGACTGGAACCTGTACGGCTCCTCGCTCGGCGTCGTCAACTTCTTCCAGGTCGTCTTCGGCAAGCGCGTCCACCGCGGCGCGGTCACGATCGCCCTCGGCATCGCGGGCACGGTCCTGTCCGCGGTCGGGATCATGACCCACTTCACCGAGTTCCTGACGATCCTCGGCGTCGCCATCCCGCCGATCGGCGGCATCATCGTGGCCGAGTACTGGGTCGTAAAGAAGATGCGCAAGCCGCTGGACGACACCCGGGAGTCCGAGACGCTGCCGAAGTCCTCGCCGACCTGGGTCCCGATGTCGATCGCCATCTGGATCGCGGCGTTCTGCGTCGGCAAGTTCTACGACGGCGGCATCCCGGCCCTGAACTCGCTGGCCACCGCCTTCGTCCTGTACAGCGTCCTCGGCCTGCTGGGCTGGGTGCGGCCGTACGGCACCTCCACCCTGGACGACGACGAGGGCGACGCCGCCCCCGCCGCCCGCACCACCACCTCCGTGGGAGCAGCATGA